A region of Ferruginibacter albus DNA encodes the following proteins:
- the rplS gene encoding 50S ribosomal protein L19, which translates to MNAVAFVHEQLATKKQVPSFKAGDNITVNYKIIEGNKERIQSFKGDVIKRQGTGATATFTVRKISDGVGVERLFPTNSPNIDSIVLNKVGKVRRAKLFYLRERSGKSARIQEKRMATTS; encoded by the coding sequence ATGAACGCAGTAGCATTTGTACACGAACAATTGGCAACAAAAAAACAAGTTCCTTCTTTTAAAGCTGGAGACAATATTACCGTTAATTATAAAATTATTGAAGGTAATAAAGAGCGTATCCAAAGCTTCAAAGGCGATGTGATCAAACGTCAGGGAACCGGCGCTACTGCAACATTTACTGTTCGCAAGATCAGCGATGGCGTAGGTGTTGAGCGTTTATTTCCTACAAACTCTCCTAATATCGATAGCATCGTATTAAACAAAGTTGGTAAAGTACGTCGTGCTAAATTATTTTACCTGCGTGAAAGAAGCGGTAAAAGCGCTCGTATCCAGGAAAAAAGAATGGCGACGACTTCTTAA
- a CDS encoding alpha/beta hydrolase: MKKLFIFFYLLPFFCTAATVDTITIYSAAMKKSISCVVISPNSYKTQKSNYPVVYLLHGYSGNYSNWIQKVPSLKKQADDYQMLLICPDGGFSSWYFDSPVDSTMRYETYISKEVIKYIDTHYRTIKNKHGRAIAGLSMGGHGALFLSIRHPELFGACGSMSGGVDLLSSHNKYDIIKRIGDTTTNNPYWHDYSAVNFIENYKPSDSLAFIIDCGTSDGFYTINHQLHEKMLSLKIQHDYIERPGEHNWDYWANAVKYQLLFFRNYFNKYK, translated from the coding sequence ATGAAAAAACTTTTTATATTTTTCTATTTGCTACCCTTTTTTTGCACTGCTGCTACTGTGGATACTATTACTATTTATAGTGCTGCTATGAAAAAAAGCATTTCCTGCGTGGTAATAAGCCCTAATTCCTATAAAACACAAAAAAGCAATTATCCTGTGGTTTACTTATTGCACGGTTACAGCGGGAACTATTCTAACTGGATACAAAAAGTGCCTTCCTTAAAAAAACAGGCAGACGATTACCAGATGCTATTGATCTGCCCGGATGGGGGTTTTAGCAGTTGGTATTTTGATAGCCCTGTTGATTCGACCATGAGATATGAAACGTATATTTCTAAAGAAGTGATCAAATACATCGATACTCATTATCGAACCATAAAAAATAAACACGGAAGAGCTATTGCCGGTTTAAGCATGGGGGGACATGGCGCTCTATTTTTAAGCATTCGTCATCCTGAATTGTTCGGTGCTTGTGGAAGCATGAGTGGGGGCGTCGATCTGCTTTCTTCTCATAATAAATATGATATTATAAAACGCATTGGCGATACCACAACCAACAATCCTTACTGGCACGATTACTCTGCTGTCAATTTTATAGAAAATTATAAACCTTCTGATTCGCTGGCATTTATTATTGATTGTGGAACAAGCGATGGATTTTATACAATCAATCATCAATTGCATGAAAAAATGTTATCCTTAAAAATTCAGCATGATTATATAGAACGTCCCGGTGAACATAATTGGGACTATTGGGCAAATGCGGTAAAATACCAGTTATTGTTTTTCAGAAATTATTTTAATAAGTATAAATAA
- a CDS encoding Sec-independent protein translocase subunit TatA/TatB yields MGDLFSGPHMILIILVVLLLFGGKKIPELMRGLGSGIREFKDAKDGVKREIKDQLNSESNKEVAASNSSKQISSDTQ; encoded by the coding sequence ATGGGAGATTTATTTAGTGGCCCGCACATGATATTGATAATATTGGTTGTGCTGCTTTTGTTTGGAGGTAAAAAAATTCCCGAACTAATGCGTGGTTTAGGAAGCGGCATCAGAGAATTCAAAGATGCTAAGGATGGTGTAAAAAGAGAGATCAAAGACCAATTGAATAGTGAATCGAACAAAGAAGTAGCTGCCTCAAACAGTTCTAAACAGATTTCGTCTGACACACAGTAA
- the tatC gene encoding twin-arginine translocase subunit TatC, with translation MKFFNIGKGDNSRAEMSFFEHLDVLRGHLFKSAVAVALGAIVMVVFDDLIIKKILMGPTHKDFPTYTFLCRLDQRFNLGDKLCMGEINVKMQSTTVAGQFGVFFNIILIGGFIIAFPYVFWQFWKFVRPALSSKELKNSRGVIFWVSFLFFIGVLFGYFVIAPYTVSFFAHFSIDDNIENIWTIGSYFNTLVPLILGAGLAFQLPLVMYFLAKVDVVSAKWLRKVRRYAIIIMLVLSGIITPPDMLSQIICTIPLLILYEISILLCAKVERRKAKESVVEWS, from the coding sequence ATGAAATTTTTCAATATAGGTAAAGGCGACAATTCAAGGGCAGAAATGTCTTTTTTTGAGCATTTAGATGTATTGCGCGGGCATCTTTTTAAATCAGCTGTTGCTGTTGCGTTAGGCGCTATTGTAATGGTAGTGTTTGATGATCTGATCATCAAGAAAATTTTGATGGGCCCAACACACAAAGATTTTCCTACTTATACTTTTTTGTGCAGGCTTGATCAGCGTTTTAACCTAGGTGACAAATTGTGCATGGGAGAAATAAATGTAAAAATGCAGAGCACAACAGTTGCAGGACAATTTGGTGTGTTCTTTAATATTATTTTGATAGGTGGTTTTATTATTGCGTTTCCATATGTATTTTGGCAATTTTGGAAATTTGTACGACCGGCTTTGTCATCAAAAGAATTGAAAAATTCAAGAGGTGTCATCTTTTGGGTTTCTTTTCTTTTCTTTATCGGAGTATTGTTTGGGTATTTTGTAATTGCTCCTTATACTGTTAGTTTTTTTGCTCATTTTTCAATAGATGATAATATTGAAAACATATGGACAATAGGAAGCTATTTCAATACATTGGTGCCGCTTATTTTAGGTGCAGGACTTGCTTTTCAACTTCCGTTAGTGATGTATTTTTTAGCTAAAGTAGATGTGGTAAGCGCTAAATGGTTAAGAAAGGTCCGCAGGTATGCTATTATTATCATGTTGGTTTTATCGGGTATTATAACGCCTCCGGATATGTTAAGCCAGATAATATGCACCATTCCGTTACTGATCTTATATGAAATAAGTATTTTACTTTGCGCAAAAGTGGAAAGAAGAAAAGCGAAGGAAAGCGTTGTAGAATGGAGTTAG
- a CDS encoding RNA polymerase sigma factor, whose protein sequence is MTAERNNNITDTIKAYGKRLFGFIRKRVNSNEDAEDILQEVFYQFAGNTTPIEQVSSWLFTVARNKVTDSYRKQKLPLADDVVAASNDDDSFDWREFLIADDNSPETAYIRNLFWEELQQALDELPVEQKNVFIQNELEDIPFKIISEQTGVSVATLISRKRYAVLHLRERLANLRNELLNY, encoded by the coding sequence ATGACTGCAGAACGGAATAATAATATCACTGATACTATTAAGGCTTATGGCAAGCGCTTGTTTGGATTTATCCGCAAACGCGTTAACAGCAATGAAGATGCAGAAGATATTTTACAGGAAGTTTTTTACCAATTTGCCGGCAATACTACACCTATTGAACAGGTAAGCAGTTGGTTATTCACTGTTGCACGTAATAAGGTTACTGACAGCTATCGTAAACAAAAATTACCGTTGGCAGATGATGTTGTTGCTGCATCCAATGATGATGACAGTTTTGATTGGAGAGAGTTTTTAATAGCCGATGATAACTCACCTGAAACAGCTTATATAAGAAATTTATTTTGGGAAGAATTGCAACAAGCATTAGATGAATTACCTGTAGAACAAAAAAATGTTTTTATCCAAAACGAATTAGAAGACATTCCATTTAAAATTATCTCTGAACAAACCGGTGTAAGTGTGGCCACACTCATTAGCCGTAAACGTTATGCAGTGCTGCATTTGAGAGAACGATTAGCGAATCTTAGAAACGAATTATTAAATTATTAA